The sequence CACAAACTTTGCGGTTTGACAGAACAGCATATCACGAATTGCACCTTTGCTCCTGAACCTTCAACCTAATTCGAGTAATTTCTCAATCATCTCAATAGATGGCAGTTTCCCCAATAGCACAAGCTCAACATTTGCTGAACAATAGCATATTCAATATTATCATTAGTTTGAGCAAGGTCGAGTCTTCGGAATAGAGTATTTCCAGATAGTGGTTTGAAAGCCCTACCGTAATTGGCTTGTGGGTCTTTTTTGTGGGGTGGGTTGAAAACTGATTCCTTACCACTCAGTTCTTAGTTGGCTGAGCTACAGAGAACTCGAAACGTAGAAAACGATAGTGACATGAATTGTTTTATGTCAATATCGTTTGTTCGGCTTGTTCAGCAAAACTGGGCAACTACTTCTAAAACTACACAAAAATCAACTATCGGGTCAACGATGTCAACACAAGATATGCCAAGTCTGTAGATTTATCTGTAAATCTGCACCGTGTGCGCAGATATTTTTTCGTCATCAGATTTTTACAGACGTCCGAATATTTTCGCAGATACTCGGAAAATTTCCAATGTTTTTACTGACGGTAAAGAAAAGCTGCTTTtgacttttgaatcttttttcaaatctttttttcaaaatggattTCTTTTCAAAATGGAACTCTTTCTTTAGAGTGTTTTGCATTCTACAGACATTTAACATTTTTGACCTGGCATCTCTAGTCAACATACAGCCACTAACATCGGCATTGAACATTGCCCCCATACCCACGTCTTTCGTGAATACTTGAGTAGTTGAGTATAGATAATTGAAATGTGATTTTCTTTTGTTCGATTGTATGCCACAACGAGAATCATTCCATACATAATTTCATCCAATTTCGAGAGCTCGATCAGTCGGTTGTTGGCCAACGTTGGACGTTTTCGTACCATTTCGAACGACAGCAGCGGCTTTGCAGTCTTGGGAAAATCTACCCAAACATAGGAACTCCCCTTCACATGATCAGGCAAATTCGTGAATAAATCAATTTAGTAACGCGTAGGTATGTGGGTACTTTCATTCATTCGTTGTATGGAACCGCAAATATCGAGACTTCCAGTCTGATTTATTGGCAGTTGATCGACTATAGCTGCGGTGATGCGAACTAAGTAATTATATTTTTACTGACTTTGGCTGGCAGTTTCGCAATGAAGCAACTATGTGAACTGTTTATAGTGCTTATGCAATCGACCGGCCTGTAGGGCCTAATCTAAGAGAACCACCGAAAAGTGAGTTGGCGCAGCAATGAATCGGGTAATTGTTGAATGGTTCAATTGGGAGAAGAGTGCTGCTTGTGTTCGGTTCAATGATGTACCGCCGATGTTGCTTATGGAGCTCTTCAGGCCTTTGAGTTTCGGATCTCAAGAAGTGAGTCTTTGAGTTTCCACGGTAGGTTATCGTGTCATTATTGTGACAGAGCCAAAAAACCACGTTGATTTCAAGTGTAACATTGCATcactaatgccccgtttacacttctgctggctgccagcatgctggtgtcagtgtactgccctcttaggaaaaaacgttcaactgtggtccaatgatccaaagtattagaccaacgaaggaccaccgttgaacgtttttttcctaagagggcagtacactgacaccaacatgctggcagccagcagaagtgtaaacggggcataagatAGGGCGTTTCAATAGACTTACTTGACTAGCCTGAATGGAATCTAGACGTTGTCGTTATGTACCTGAAAAAGAAGAAGAGAAACATTATTGATACATTGATCTTGCAAACATAGTAGGCGAGTTAAAAttttagtgaattttttttccggCTAATCTCATTCCAAATTCGTATCATTTTCAAATCAAATCGTTTTCCAACTTGTTCTAAATCCTAAATTCTACCGTTGAAAAATGGCTTCCAATCGCATCTTTCTAGTGGAAATGGTCGTGGAAgaattgcaaattttttcaCAGGACCCAGATCGGGATCCCTCGTCGGAAACGTTTGATCTGACGTCTTCCGAAGTTCGTCATCTGGAAAAGGGTGACTGTTCCGGGGACGTATGTCCTGGACGTTGCGTTCGTTTCCAGCTGGAAAATCTGGCTCGATGCGAAGTTTGCGAAATGGATTTCGGATCTCAAGTGGACATAGAACACTCGAAGCTGGGTGAGAGCTGTATGTTCACACTTGACCGTAATCGGCTGCACGATGAAAGCGTGCCATTGAATTTCGTAATATCTGCATTGGAAAAGTGGAGAAGTGGTCGCAAAAGGACACTCGGCAAATGGCAGCAGCCAGCGAATGACATTTTTGTCAGTCTATCGAGTAATTACGATAACACCAATGGCAGAACTGGATCGAGAACATCGATCGAAACAGCTATGTCCGAAGGTTCAATTTCCAAAGGCAGTATTCCGGTGTCGGAAACAATCAAGTCACTGTATCCACTACACGGAAAGGGTAACATTGTACGTGGTTATGTTATAGTGACTTTGCGAATTTCCTGTTTGGGCTCAAGGATCACTCAGAAGGTTATGTTTGGCACAAAGCCTAATGAATCGGGTTTTACTTGTTTTAAATCATTGGACCAAGAAGACGAAGAGCAATTTATGAAATGTGTGGCCTTTGACGCATCAATTCATCCACATCCGGTGCTCTGTACGGATTGTGAAATTTCTAAAGAAAATTTACCACAAACTCCTCCAGTATCAGTGTCTAGTAGTAAGGAGGCTGTTGGTTCACCCTACGACGAATACACCGCTGAAATGAACGGAAATGCG comes from Malaya genurostris strain Urasoe2022 chromosome 3, Malgen_1.1, whole genome shotgun sequence and encodes:
- the LOC131435314 gene encoding uncharacterized protein LOC131435314, translating into MASNRIFLVEMVVEELQIFSQDPDRDPSSETFDLTSSEVRHLEKGDCSGDVCPGRCVRFQLENLARCEVCEMDFGSQVDIEHSKLGESCMFTLDRNRLHDESVPLNFVISALEKWRSGRKRTLGKWQQPANDIFVSLSSNYDNTNGRTGSRTSIETAMSEGSISKGSIPVSETIKSLYPLHGKGNIVRGYVIVTLRISCLGSRITQKVMFGTKPNESGFTCFKSLDQEDEEQFMKCVAFDASIHPHPVLCTDCEISKENLPQTPPVSVSSSKEAVGSPYDEYTAEMNGNAISIRVEKNCELKVMLPDEPDENCTKGCWTSLTMPDGVYALEERYAQREMNACRLPVVRGNLKYPAKQWSGDFMLCKQKRPICAEDFRVRPDKIRSICMQTRDPEKPIQACGVEICKKGWHDPNVDVFVLKLGKNKTSHGEVAHNQVELELRTPKGPMLEKKPKETRGVQVIEAEFEDTKRPAKEETKKPKKATKKGKKK